The following are encoded together in the Sparus aurata chromosome 1, fSpaAur1.1, whole genome shotgun sequence genome:
- the LOC115578485 gene encoding ribosomal RNA processing protein 36 homolog isoform X1, producing the protein MSTNIGSNTSLLFSQLIPTNAETMEDEKQRQQPTASRKKHTVESSSDEDSDVEENFILLTERRGRGGGAEEEGEQHHEGEEEEELSGGDDDDDEEESDSGEEEEVEEGSDAGEEESDGGEEEKDGDSEASVSDDDDDEDPEEAGGSSEIQTREDMKTELSNMSFEDILKLQNKVGTKVYNEVAYGGDKSQKSCKKKKRLNKNRPMEISAKRPALFLRQVVSVRKPMFRDPRFDDLSGEYKPEIFEKTFKFINDIKHREKEVVQKQLHKTKNNHKRTEKLQFLLKRMENQERARTSREQQRERELHFKRLQRERANQGARPFFLKNSEKKKLQLAEKYEELKKSGKLENFLSKKRKRNAGKDRRKLPKQAA; encoded by the exons ATGTCCACCAACATCGGCTCTAACACTTCCttgttgttttcacagctgattcCCACAAACGCAGAGACGATGGAAGACGAGAAGCAGCGTCAGCAGCCGACGGCCTCCAGGAAGAAACACACGGTGGAGAGCAGCAGTGACGAAGACTCTGATGTGGAGGAGAACTTCATCCTGCTCactgagagaagaggaagaggaggaggagctgaggaggagggagagcagcaccatgagggggaggaagaggaggaattaagtggtggtgatgatgatgatgatgaagaagagtCTGATagtggtgaagaagaagaggtggaggagggatcAGATGCTGGTGAAGAAGAGTCTGATGGTGGTGAAGAggagaaagatggagacagTGAAGCCTCAgtttctgatgatgatgatgatgaagaccCAGAGGAGGCTGGTGGCAGCAGTGAGATCCAGACGAGAGAAGACATGAAGACGG AGCTCTCCAACATGTCCTTTGAGGACATTCTGAAGCTGCAGAACAAAGTTGGAACCAAAGTTTACAACGAGGTCGCTTACGGCGGCGACAAGAGCCAAAAGTCCTGCAAGAAGAAGAAACGACTGAACAAGAACAG gccGATGGAGATTTCAGCCAAGAGACCGGCTCTGTTCCTCCGTCAGGTCGTCTCCGTCAGGAAGCCG ATGTTCAGAGATCCTCGATTTGACGACCTGTCGGGAGAATACAAGCCGGAGATTTTTGAGAAGACGTTTAAATTCATCAATGacatcaaacacagagagaaggag GTCGTCCAGAAGCAGCTGCACAAGACGAAGAACAACCACAAGAGGACGGAGAAACTGCAGTTCCTGCTGAAGAGGATG GAGAACCAGGAGCGAGCGAGGACGAGccgagagcagcagagagagagagagctgcactTCAAGAGGCTGCAGAGGGAGCGAGCCAATCAGGGCGCACGGCCGTTCTTCCTCAAGAACT CcgagaagaagaagctgcagctgGCTGAGAAATacgaggagctgaagaagagcGGCAAGCTGGAGAACTTCCTcagcaagaagaggaagaggaacgcCGGCAAGGACCGCAGGAAGCTGCCCAAACAGGCTGCGTGA
- the LOC115578485 gene encoding ribosomal RNA processing protein 36 homolog isoform X2, with protein sequence MEDEKQRQQPTASRKKHTVESSSDEDSDVEENFILLTERRGRGGGAEEEGEQHHEGEEEEELSGGDDDDDEEESDSGEEEEVEEGSDAGEEESDGGEEEKDGDSEASVSDDDDDEDPEEAGGSSEIQTREDMKTELSNMSFEDILKLQNKVGTKVYNEVAYGGDKSQKSCKKKKRLNKNRPMEISAKRPALFLRQVVSVRKPMFRDPRFDDLSGEYKPEIFEKTFKFINDIKHREKEVVQKQLHKTKNNHKRTEKLQFLLKRMENQERARTSREQQRERELHFKRLQRERANQGARPFFLKNSEKKKLQLAEKYEELKKSGKLENFLSKKRKRNAGKDRRKLPKQAA encoded by the exons ATGGAAGACGAGAAGCAGCGTCAGCAGCCGACGGCCTCCAGGAAGAAACACACGGTGGAGAGCAGCAGTGACGAAGACTCTGATGTGGAGGAGAACTTCATCCTGCTCactgagagaagaggaagaggaggaggagctgaggaggagggagagcagcaccatgagggggaggaagaggaggaattaagtggtggtgatgatgatgatgatgaagaagagtCTGATagtggtgaagaagaagaggtggaggagggatcAGATGCTGGTGAAGAAGAGTCTGATGGTGGTGAAGAggagaaagatggagacagTGAAGCCTCAgtttctgatgatgatgatgatgaagaccCAGAGGAGGCTGGTGGCAGCAGTGAGATCCAGACGAGAGAAGACATGAAGACGG AGCTCTCCAACATGTCCTTTGAGGACATTCTGAAGCTGCAGAACAAAGTTGGAACCAAAGTTTACAACGAGGTCGCTTACGGCGGCGACAAGAGCCAAAAGTCCTGCAAGAAGAAGAAACGACTGAACAAGAACAG gccGATGGAGATTTCAGCCAAGAGACCGGCTCTGTTCCTCCGTCAGGTCGTCTCCGTCAGGAAGCCG ATGTTCAGAGATCCTCGATTTGACGACCTGTCGGGAGAATACAAGCCGGAGATTTTTGAGAAGACGTTTAAATTCATCAATGacatcaaacacagagagaaggag GTCGTCCAGAAGCAGCTGCACAAGACGAAGAACAACCACAAGAGGACGGAGAAACTGCAGTTCCTGCTGAAGAGGATG GAGAACCAGGAGCGAGCGAGGACGAGccgagagcagcagagagagagagagctgcactTCAAGAGGCTGCAGAGGGAGCGAGCCAATCAGGGCGCACGGCCGTTCTTCCTCAAGAACT CcgagaagaagaagctgcagctgGCTGAGAAATacgaggagctgaagaagagcGGCAAGCTGGAGAACTTCCTcagcaagaagaggaagaggaacgcCGGCAAGGACCGCAGGAAGCTGCCCAAACAGGCTGCGTGA